Genomic segment of Psychrobacter sp. JCM 18902:
CACCCCCTAGCCCTAGAACAGGAGTAAGTTTCATGCCACAAATCAGCGGTCAAAAAAGGACTAAAGAGATCGCGATTCGAGTATCTGAGGACGAGTTGGCTGAGCTAAAAAAGCGCCAACAGGGAACGACGATGGCAGGATGGATGCGTGATTTGGGTTTAGGGGTAACCCCTATGAAGCCAGCTGATCCTGAGTTAGTGCGCGCACTTGGTCGCATTGGCTCTAACCTCAATCAAGTCACAAAACACGTTAACATCGACAAGTCGATAGATGAAAGTGTGCTTGAACAGATCAAAGCTATTAGGGCTACGATTAATGCGCTGCTAGATAATCATTTGCGAGGTGAGCCATGATTGTTAAGTTTTTTAGGAGGGGTAAAGGCTCTGGCGCAGGGCCAATTAATTACTTGCTGGTTGCTAAGGGTGGTAAGCCTAGAGAGGGTGCAAAGGTGCTCTACGGCGATCCTAAGCTCACTGAGCAGCTAATCAATGCCACGCCTTATCAGCAAAAATATAAGGCAGGGGTGCTATCTTTCACTGAGGATGCGACACAATTCACGGATTTGCAGAAAAAAGACTTCATGCAGCGCTTTGAAGATACGCTGTTTACAGGGCTTGAGCCTGATCAGTACGATATTTTATGGGTAGAACATACTGATAAGGGTGGACGGCTGGAGCTAAATTTTGTGATTCCTTGCCAAGAGCTGCGAAGTGGTAAGCGGCTGCAGCCATTTTATGCTGGTGCTGATTTGTTACGAGTTAATGCGTTTAAGAACATCATCAATCAAGAGTATGGCCTAACAGATCCTAATGACCCAGAGCGTAAGCGGCTAATCAACCCTTATGTGAATAATGCGCCACGGCCAACACCATATGATAGGCCGTCCAAGTCTAAAGAGAAGGAGCAGGAAAAAGAAGATGATGAGATCATCGCTAATCCTGAGAGCACTTTTGCTCTGAAAGAAGCCATTGATCGAAGAATGCGGTATAGCCTAGCAGAGGGCAGTCTTAATAACCGCAGCAGTGTGCTTTATTCCTTAGAAGACATGGGTCTGACTATCAAGAGAGCCACTAAAAGCAGTATCAGTGTGGCGCATCCTAATATGAAGCGAAATGTTAGGCTAAAAGGCACTATCTATGAGGAGGGTTTTCAGGCGTTAGCAGAGCGAGCGCACCTTATTGAGGGTCGCCAAAGAGATTATGAGAGAGTCAGTGAGTCTCGCGGCAATCGAGATTTACGGACATGGACTAAAGGTATGGAAATCAAGCGAGCGTATCATCAAGGGTTATATGGTGACATCAAAGCGCCTGAGCCTTTTAATCTTGGGATATTACTTAATAATAAAATTAAGACTGAAATAGAAGATTCTACCCTTAGGTGCTCTACCAGTCTTCGTCCATGATACAAGCGATAAGAAAGTATCTAATATATATGTAATACCATAACTAAAATTACATGAATATATATGTAATACCA
This window contains:
- a CDS encoding plasmid mobilization protein — encoded protein: MPQISGQKRTKEIAIRVSEDELAELKKRQQGTTMAGWMRDLGLGVTPMKPADPELVRALGRIGSNLNQVTKHVNIDKSIDESVLEQIKAIRATINALLDNHLRGEP
- a CDS encoding relaxase/mobilization nuclease domain-containing protein; this encodes MIVKFFRRGKGSGAGPINYLLVAKGGKPREGAKVLYGDPKLTEQLINATPYQQKYKAGVLSFTEDATQFTDLQKKDFMQRFEDTLFTGLEPDQYDILWVEHTDKGGRLELNFVIPCQELRSGKRLQPFYAGADLLRVNAFKNIINQEYGLTDPNDPERKRLINPYVNNAPRPTPYDRPSKSKEKEQEKEDDEIIANPESTFALKEAIDRRMRYSLAEGSLNNRSSVLYSLEDMGLTIKRATKSSISVAHPNMKRNVRLKGTIYEEGFQALAERAHLIEGRQRDYERVSESRGNRDLRTWTKGMEIKRAYHQGLYGDIKAPEPFNLGILLNNKIKTEIEDSTLRCSTSLRP